The Manihot esculenta cultivar AM560-2 chromosome 1, M.esculenta_v8, whole genome shotgun sequence genome has a window encoding:
- the LOC110620000 gene encoding uncharacterized protein LOC110620000, whose amino-acid sequence MALRLGMLKTAGGNHGAMLTLLRWSHIAAMPSPLDGSLHRTIAPTQMVLPEFDPGPDNSNSRYINNLEFGFPSFSFGGSMELMAVPKKKVSPHKRGIRNGPKALKPTPVIIRCRSCGRVKLPHFYCCSGDRGKTDEQNK is encoded by the exons ATGGCGTTGCGATTAGGGATGCTAAAAACTGCTGGCGGTAACCATGGGGCCATGTTAACTCTCTTGAGGTGGTCCCACATCGCAGCAATGCCCTCACCGTTGGATGGGTCCCTCCACCGCACGATCGCACCTACACAGATGGTTTTGCCGGAGTTCGACCCGGGCCCAGATAACAGCAATAGCAGATACATCAACAACTTAGAGTTTGGATTCCCGAGTTTCTCTTTTGGTGGATCCATGGAACTGATGGCTGTCCCAAAAAAGAAG GTGTCTCCCCATAAGAGAGGCATAAGAAATGGACCAAAGGCTTTGAAACCAACACCGGTCATTATTCGTTGCAG GAGTTGCGGGAGAGTGAAGCTGCCACACTTCTACTGTTGCAGTGGGGATAGGGGAAAAACTGACGAGCAAAATAAATAA